The window GAGCGAAATTCGATTCGATCGTGCGAAAAAGTGCACTGGCTCGAGGACACGCCACGTCGACGAAACTGTGGTCTGTCCGGGTTTGCTCACCGATCAGGTGGTCTGCTGAAACCGATTTGAGTCCGCTTCGTTAGAGCAATTTGAGAACCACAAATTGCGATCCCAGCTCCCGCTCACAAAATTTTCGAGAGAATTTTTTTGCGAATTCGGAAAAGTTTTTTCTCGTCGTCTCAAAATTTTGTGGAATTTTTACCTGCGGGGATCACTTCGGGGCCTTCTGGAGACCGGTTGGGCCGACCCGACGGCCCTTGACGTTTTGGCCCAAACGCACGTATTCTCTGGAAAAGTCGCCAGCGTAGCTTCAATTGGCAGAGCATCGCATTCGTAATGCGAGGGTTGCCGGTTCAAATCCGGCCGCTGGCTTAGACGAGCAGAAAATTTTCCACTTTTTTGCCGCCGAGCGTCGGGAAAAATTGGCATCACAATTTGTGCGTCGATTTTCTCGACAAATTTTTGTTCCTGCAGAGCACATTTTTGCAGAGCAGATCGCCACCTGACTCCTTATCCCTCCTTTCGGATCGCTGTGCGAGCGAGCCGAAGTTAGCCCCGGACAAAACGAAGATGAGCGAAGTCGAACTCGAAGTTCTCGACCTGAAGCAAATGGTTCTGGCGAGTAACTCGTTCGGCCCCAGCGACGTCGCCGAAATTCGGCAGGCGATCACCGAAAACTACGGACACTTCGGTGAACTGCGCGACGCGGTCAACGAAATGGAGCAGGACGACGCCCTGACTCCCGCCGGCAAAACCAAAATGGGTGTTTGCCAATTCATGCTGGGCCGTTTCAAAGACGCCTCGGAGACCCTCTCCGCGGCCGACGGCAGCGCAATGGCGTTGTTCTACAACGCTCGTTGCCAGTTTGAACTGTCGAACTTCGACGGGGCGATCGAAGGCTACGAACAAGCCAAGACGTCAGGATACAACGAAGATCAATGCAAGATTGGTATCGCGGAAGCCAAGCGTTACCAAGGCAAGATCGAAGAAGCGATGGCGATCTTGGACGACATCTTCGGCCCCGCCGAGCAGACCGCTGACTACATGTATCAGCGTGCTGCGACCGCCGCCCAGATCGGTGGACGGATGGAAGAAGCGATCAACTTGTACCAACGAGCTGTGTCGACCGACGAAAACCACGCTGGTGCGTTGTTTGGTTTGGCACTCGAAAACGACCGCTTGGGCAACGACGACGAAGCCCTCCGTCTGTACGAGCGTGCCGCCAAGGCATTCCCGACCGGCATCGGTGCCCTGATCAACTTGGGCGTGATGTACGAAGACAACGGGCAATACGACAAGGCTCAGCTTTGCTACAAGCGAATCCTGGACTGTCACCCCGATCACCCTCGTACGCAGCTGTACATGAAGGACGCTTCGGCGACCGGCAACATGCTGTACGACGAAGAGGCCCAACGTCGCAACGATCGTTTGGCTCAAACGTTGAACATGCCCGTTGCAAACTTCGAGCTCAGCGTTCGAAGCCGCAACTGCCTGCAGAAGATGGGCATCGAAACGATTGGCGATTTGACCCGCCACAGCGAACAAGAATTGCTCTCGAGCAAGAACTTTGGCGAAACCAGCTTGGTCGAAATTCGCGAAATGCTGTCGCAGAAAGGTTTGTCGCTCGGCCAGTTCGCTGGCGAGAAGAAATCCAACGACCCGCCTGTCGACACTTCGCACATGTCGCCCGACGAACAAGCGTTGCTGGAACGTCCCATCGCAGACCTCAACTTGTCCGTTCGTGCTCGCAAGTGCATGACCCGTTTGCAAATCAACTCCATTGGCGAGCTGATCCGCAAGACCGGCGATGACATGCTTGAGTGCAAGAACTTTGGTGTGACCAGTTTGAACGAAGTTCGTGAAAAGCTGGGTGACCTCGGATTGAAAATGCGGGGCGACTGACCCGCTTGTTTCGCTATGAATTGATCGGCACCGATGGAGGTGCCCGGCGCGGTGTGTTTCATACGCCGCGCGGACCGGTCCGCACGCCTGGCTTCATGCCGGTGGGAACGCTTGGAACGGTCAAAGGCCTGACGATTGATCAAGTTGCCGCCACCGGTGCGGACATGATCCTCGGCAACACGTACCATTTGCGTTTGCGTCCCGGACACGAAACCGTGGCGGCTCTCGGCGGTCTGCACAAAATGTGTGGCTGGGACGGGCCAATCCTGACCGACTCGGGCGGTTTCCAAGTCTTCTCACTTGGTGCAATCAACAAGGTCAACGAACACGCCGCGACGTTTCGTTCGCACATCGACGGCGCGAAGATCGAACTGACCCCGGAACACTCGATCGAAATCCAACAGGCACTCGGCAGCGATGTTGCGATGGTGCTGGACCACGTCATCGCCTTGCCCGCTCCGATGACTCAAGTCGAAGACGCACTTGCGAGATCGATCCGCTGGGCCGCGCGTTGTCGCATCGCCGCCGACCGAGAAGACCAGGCGCTGTTCGCGATCGTGCAGGGTGGTTTGGATCGAACGCTGCGGCAGCAGTGTGCTTCTGAATTGGCCGCGATGTCCTTTGAAGGTTACGCCGTTGGTGGTTTGTCGGTTGGGGAACCACCCGAAGACATGTACACGACGACCGGATTCACGACGCCTCATTTGCCGGCGGACAAGCCACGGTATTTGATGGGTGTGGGAACACCGCGTGATTTGCTCGAAAACATCGCCCGCGGGATCGATTTGTTCGATTGTGTGATGCCAACTCGCAACGGTCGGAATGCTCTCGCGTTCACCGACGAGGGTCCGCTGAAGCTACGCAACGCGGTGCACAAGCTCGACACTCGTCCGCTGATGGAAGATTGCCCGTGCTTGGCTTGCCG of the Rhodopirellula baltica SH 1 genome contains:
- a CDS encoding tetratricopeptide repeat protein, with translation MSEVELEVLDLKQMVLASNSFGPSDVAEIRQAITENYGHFGELRDAVNEMEQDDALTPAGKTKMGVCQFMLGRFKDASETLSAADGSAMALFYNARCQFELSNFDGAIEGYEQAKTSGYNEDQCKIGIAEAKRYQGKIEEAMAILDDIFGPAEQTADYMYQRAATAAQIGGRMEEAINLYQRAVSTDENHAGALFGLALENDRLGNDDEALRLYERAAKAFPTGIGALINLGVMYEDNGQYDKAQLCYKRILDCHPDHPRTQLYMKDASATGNMLYDEEAQRRNDRLAQTLNMPVANFELSVRSRNCLQKMGIETIGDLTRHSEQELLSSKNFGETSLVEIREMLSQKGLSLGQFAGEKKSNDPPVDTSHMSPDEQALLERPIADLNLSVRARKCMTRLQINSIGELIRKTGDDMLECKNFGVTSLNEVREKLGDLGLKMRGD
- the tgt gene encoding tRNA guanosine(34) transglycosylase Tgt, giving the protein MFRYELIGTDGGARRGVFHTPRGPVRTPGFMPVGTLGTVKGLTIDQVAATGADMILGNTYHLRLRPGHETVAALGGLHKMCGWDGPILTDSGGFQVFSLGAINKVNEHAATFRSHIDGAKIELTPEHSIEIQQALGSDVAMVLDHVIALPAPMTQVEDALARSIRWAARCRIAADREDQALFAIVQGGLDRTLRQQCASELAAMSFEGYAVGGLSVGEPPEDMYTTTGFTTPHLPADKPRYLMGVGTPRDLLENIARGIDLFDCVMPTRNGRNALAFTDEGPLKLRNAVHKLDTRPLMEDCPCLACRHSRGYLRHLFVAGEMLGPILLSHHNLMYYGRLMQATRDAIEAGEFEAFKNAKLAGWGHEPFQETV